The Phaeobacter gallaeciensis DSM 26640 genomic sequence GCAGAAGCAGGGTCCATGGTGCTGCAACCTATCATGCGGGTGGAGATTCACGTTCCTTCAGTCTTTACCGGTGGGCTTGTCCCTGTGGTCAGCGGGATGCAGGGGCAGATTCTTGGCTTTGCGGCCCATCCTGAGGCTGCAGGCTGGGATGTTTTCGAAACCTTGCTGCCGGTCGCGGCTCAGGAGCAGCTCTGTAGCAGCCTTGCCAGCGCAACCCGCGGTACGGCCTGGTTCTCGAGCGGGTTTGACCACTACGAAGAGGCACGGCGCATGTCGCCTGCGGCTAGCTAACAACAGTCAGGGAGCGGGTGGGATGTTGATGTTGCCCCTTGTATCTTCATGCGTTTCTCAGTGATCTGCGGGCAATATCAGATGTGCAGAACAATGAGGCCGCTATGGACGCATCATCTCAGTTTCAGGACAGCCTGCCTGTTTCTTCCGACATGCTTCTGGCGCAGCTGGATGCATGGGGCATAAAATACCGGCTGCACAGTCACGTTGCATTACGCACGGTCGAGGACGCGAAGGCGGTTGAAGCTGGCTTCATGCAGGCAGGGGAGCGCGCGCTGCGGCTCAAGAATCTCTACCTGCGGGACAAGAAAAAACGCAATCACCTGGTCAGCCTGGAGCAGGACCGCGATATCGATTTGAAATCGCTAGCGGCCGATCTGGGATTGGGAAAACTGTCATTCGGATCTGCGGAGCGGCTGCTGGAAATACTTGGTGTGCGCCCTGGTGCCGTGACTCCATTGGCTATGGTCAACGGGGTCAATCAGGATGTGCACTTCTATATGGACAAGGCCGCGCAGCAGGCGGAAGTGATCTATATGCATCCTCTGGTAAATGATCGCACCGTCGCGCTTACGCGGCAGGCATTTCTGGATGTGATGGACCGATTGAACGTTACGATCATCTGGGTCTGAAGTGGTGGGCCATCTTGTGATCACTGCGCAATTCTGAACCTTTCTCTGGCTAGGGCCTGCGGAATGTGCATGGTTGCCGTAAGTGAGACGCAGGCAAGAGGTGATCATGGAGAACTGGGACGAGGTACGCACCGCCTATCAGGTGGCCCGGATGGGAACTGTGAGCGGGGCCGCTGAGGTTCTGGGGGTCCATCACGCGACAGTTATCCGTCACATCGATGCGATCGAGGCGCGTCTCGGCGTCAAGCTGTTCCAGCGCCATGCCCGTGGCTACACCCCGACAGAGGCCGGTCAGGATCTGCTGCGGGTTGCGCAGGCCACGGATGATCAGTTCGGTCAGCTGGTTGGTCGGCTCAAGGGGCATGGGGATGCGGTATCCGGCGAATTGGTCGTGACCTCGCTATCCTCAATGTCGACATTGCTGGTGCCCGCGCTTACGGAGTTTCAGCGCCAGCATCCTGAATTGGTGATCCGTTTCCTGACCGGCAGTCGCCTGTTCCGACTGGAGTACGGGGAGGCGCATGTCGCGATCCGGGCGGGCTCGCCGCCGGAGCAGCCGGACAATGTGGTCCAGCCCTTCATGCAACAGCAATATGGGCTCTATGCCAGCGCGTCGTATCTTGAGACCTATGGTCCACTCAAAGGGGTGGAAGACATGCACAATCATCGTTTTATCTGTAACGATGATATCGACAGCCGTGCGCCTTATTTTCGGTGGTTGCGTGCAAATGTAGCTGAAAGTGCGCTTTCTTTTCGCTGCGTGACTGAGGTGTCCATGCAGGACGCTCTGCTTGCGGGGGCTGGTATTGGCTTTCTAACCCGGTGGGAAGCCGCCCGGCACCCGGAACTGATCCAGATGATGGAACCGCTTCCAGAGTGGGCGGGCGAATTGTGGCTTGTCACCCATGTTGATCTGCACCGGACGACCAAGGTGCAGAGCTTCCTCAGCTTCCTGAAAGCCGAAGCCAAGGCCTGGACCGCATGACACCGAGCTATCGCGGTCATCTCGCAATGCTGGTGTTCTCGGCCTTGGTGGCCGGATCGTTTTCGCTTGGCGCGATGGTGGCCAATGACATCGCTCCCATGGCTCTCAATGCTATTCGGTTTGTGATCGCCGCAGTGGTGATTGGTATTGCGGCACAGCTCACCCATGGCCTGCACCGCAAAGATTTTGAGGCGCCTTGGCGTTTCCTCGTGCTGGGTGGCCTGTTTGCCATCTACTTCGTGCTGATGTTCTACGGATTGCAAACCGCCGCGCCAGTGAGTGCGGCTGCGGTATTTACACTTACACCGGTTCTGAGTGGGGTTTTCGGATGGATCCTGCTGCGCCAGATCACGACATGGCGGATGGCGCTGGCGTTGGCGATTGGGGCTGTAGGGGCAATCTGGGTGATTTTTCGCGGCGACCTGTCGGCCATCTGGGCCTTTGAAATTGGCCGTGGAGAGATGATATATTTCTGGGGATGTGTGGTCCATGCCGCCTATACGCCGATGGTGCGCTTGCTGAACCGGGGCGAGCCCGCGGTGGTGTTTACCTTCGGAATGTTGGTCGCGGGCGCAATAATCCTGTTGGTGGTCGGCTGGGGCGACATTCGCGCTACGGATTGGACCGGGCTGTCACCGCTTGTCTGGGTGGTCCTGCTCTATGTCGCGCTGATCGCCAGTGCCGCCACCTTCGTTCTGCTGCAATATGCAACGCTTCATCTGCCCTCAGCCAAGGTCATGGCCTATACCTATCTGACGCCAAGCTGGGTCATCTTGTGGGAAATTGCGCTGGGCCGTCCGGCACCTAGTGGCATCGTGGCGCTGGGCGTGGTTTGCACCATCTGGGCGCTTTGGTTGCTGCTACGGGAGGGGCGCAGCGCAGTGCCGAATATGCAATCCGGCTGACCCGCTTCACTCGGAGGAGGGGTCTGCTGTCGGGCTGCCGAGTTCGGTTTCCAGAAAGCGCTCGAAGGCATCCAGATTGACGGGCTCGAACTGACCGAACCCCTGCATCCAGACGGAGGCGGACCGCATGGCGTCCGGCTGCAATTTGCACCACTTCACGCGGCCATGTTTTTCCTGCGCAATGAGGCCTGCTCGTGTCAGGATCATCAGGTGTTTGGAGATCGCGGCGAGCGACATTTCAAAGGGTTCAGCGACATCTGTGACAGCCATATCGTCCTCCAGCAGCATTGTGAGAATGCTGCGCCGGGTTGGGTCCGCTAGGGCGGCAAATACGGTATCAAGAGGATCGCTCATGCCGACACACCTAAACCGCAAGATGCGGGTCGACAATCCCAAGCCTCTAGCGGCATACAACTGGCGATGACGGCAGAGCGCGAAAGAGACATAGTATGGCATTGAAATATTGGGCGGCGATCTTTGTACTCGGGATCGGCTGGGGCATGTCCTTCATGTTCAATGCTGTATTGCTGCGCGAACTGGGCCCTCTGTCGGTGTCCATGGGGCGGGTAGGCTTCGGTGCGTTGGGATGTTGGATCTATGTCGTGGCGGCGCGTAAGCAGGTGCCGGACCGACCACAGCGTTGGCTGGCGCTTTTTGGTTTTGGTGTGCTGAGCTATGCGGCGCCCTTTGCCTTCTATGCGCTGGGACAGCAGCATATTGCCAGCGGCGTGGCCGGGATCCTTAATGCATTTACCCCGGCCCTTGCCGTTATGGTGGCGCATTTCTGGCCGGGTGGAGAACGGGCGACCTGGCAGAAATCACTGGGCGTGGTTTTTGGCTTTCTTGGAATTCTGGTTTTGTCGTGGCCGCTGCTGCAGGGCGGTCGCCAGTCTGAAATCTGGGCCGTGCTCGTTACGCTTTGCGCGCCGCTGTGTTACGCATTTTCGGTCAACATTGCCCGCCAGTTCCGTGATATTGATCCAGTGGTCCTTGTCGCCGTTGCCTTGACCGGGGCCACTGCGGCCATCACGCCGCTGGCGATTTGGGCTGAAGGTCTGCCGGTGATCACCCGATTGGAGACTTGGGGTGCGTTGTTCATTATCGGCTTCATCCTGACGTCAGCAGCTTTCATCCTGTTCTATTGGGTTTTGCCTCGGGTCGGACCAACCAATATCACCTTGCCAACGCTGATTGCACCGGTTTCCGCCTTGGCGATGGGGGCCTGGATCTTGCAGGAGCCACTCAAACTGGAGCACCTGACAGGGATGAGCCTGATCCTGATCGGGCTGGTGCTGATCGATGGTCGGCTGCTGCGTAAAATACGGCGCCGACCGGCCCTCCGATAAAATCAACCTTTTGGTTGAATATGGATTTTGACCGGAAAACCCTCGTTTGCTCTGGAGACGTGCAGGAGGTGATGCGATAGGCCTCAGGCATAACTTAATAGTTACAATGAGTTGCGTCCGATGTCGCAGGGCTTTCAGGGTTGTTGACTCTGAGGCGAGGACTCCTTAGCACCGCAACAGAATTCACGTGAGGATGGCGACCGTGTCACAAGAGCCAGACAAGCAGCGCTTGGCGCAGCTAGAGGCCAAGTTGGCAGAGGCGCGTAAGGCCCAAGAGCCCAAGCCGCGCGTGGATGAGCATTATTCGACGGCCAATCAGGCTTGGCGGATGGTGATTGAGTTGGTGGCCGGTCTGATGATCGGCTTTGGTATCGGATACGGGTTGGACCTTCTGCTTGGGACCATACCGATCTTTCTGGTGCTGTTCACGATGCTGGGTCTGGCGGCCGGGGTGAAGACAATGCTCCGCAGCGCGCAAGAGATCCAGGAAAAGAAACTGGCCGAAATGGCCGAACAAGATGCGCAGGACCGGGACTGATCCCCCGGCGACAGGAGAAACGGGACAATGGGCAAACTAATCTTTGGTGCAGCTTTTCTGCTGGTACTTGCGTCTGGGCTGTTCTTTGCCCCCGCTATTCCGGGCCTCCAGATTCACCCGACTGACCAGTTCCTGGTCAAGCCGCTGGGTGGCGCAGCTGAATTGAACTTCTACACTCCGACCAACGTGACCCTCTGGATGGGGCTGGCGATTGTCGCGATCTTCGCGCTGATGGTTCTGGGTTCCGCAAAACGCGCGATTGTCCCATCGCGCATCCAGTCGGTTGCTGAACTCGCCTATGGCTTCATCTATAAGATGGTCGAAGATGTGACCGGCAAGGACGGTCTGAAGTTCTTCCCCTACATCATGACCCTGTTCATGTTCATCCTGACCGCGAACATGCTGGGCCTGATCCCGGGCAGCTTCACCACCACATCGCATTTTGCCGTGACTGCAGTTCTGGCCATGCTGGTGTTCGTGACTGTGACTGTGACTGGTTTCGTGCTGCACGGAACTAAGTTCCTGGGCCTATTCTGGGTTGGCTCCGCACCGCTGGCTCTGCGCCCGGTGCTCGCGATCATCGAACTGATTTCCTATTTTGTGCGTCCTGTCAGCCACTGTATTCGTCTTGCAGGTAACGTGATGGCGGGCCATGCGGTTCTGAAGGTATTCGCAGGTTTTGCAGGCGCATTGGGCCTGTTCAGCTTCCTGCCGATCTTTGCCATCACCGCAGTCTACGCACTCGAAGTTCTCGTGGCCTTCATTCAGGCCTACGTGTTCACCATTCTGACCTGCGTGTACCTGAAGGACGCGCTGCACCCGTCGCACTAAGACGCGGTCAGGTCCGAACAATAAGATCCTCAACTTCCAATCGTAAGGAGATACACAATGGAAGGCGAACTCGCACACATCGGCGCTGGCCTGGCTGGCATGGGTACTGGTATTGCTGCACTGGGTGTTGGCAACGTTGCTGCTAACTTCCTGGCAGGCGCTCTGCGCAACCCCTCCGCGGCTGCTTCCCAGACCGCAACCCTCTTCATCGGCATCGCATTTGCAGAAGCTCTGGGCATCTTCTCGTTCCTGGTCGCTCTGCTGCTGATGTTCGCCGTCTAAGACCCTTCGGAACCATTTTCCTTACGGCCGGGCGGTGTGGATGACCGCGCCGCCCGGTGTAACGGCAAGTTCCCTAGGAGGACGACATGGCAACTCAGACGCAGGACGCAGGTCACGGTGCCGCAGAGGCCGCCCACGGTTCGGGCGGTATGCCGCAGCTGGACTTCTCGACCTATGCGAACCAGATCTTCTGGCTCGTGGTCACGCTCGTCGTGATCTATTTTATCCTGTCGCGCATCGCGCTGCCCCGCATTGCGGCAGTGTTGGCCGAGCGTCAGGGAACCATTACCAACGACCTCGCCGCGGCTGAAGACCTGAAGGCCAAAGCCGTAGAGGCCGAAACCGCTTATAATCAGGCTCTGGCAGATGCCCGTGCAGAGGCTCAGCGCATCGCTGCTGAAACCCGTGCGGAAATTCAGGCAGATCTGGATGAGGCCATTGCCAAGGCAGACGCACAGATTGCGGCCAAGGCAGCGGAATCAGAAGTCGTCATCGCCGAGATCAAGGCCGGTGCCATCGCCAGCGTCGAAGCCGTCGCTGTTGATACCGCCGCTGAGATTGTCGCTACCTTTGGTGGCAAGGCAGACGAAAAAGCCGTCGCAGCTGCGGTTGCCGACCGGATGAAAGGATAAGAACATGCGCTCTGTACTGGCTCTTGCTCTGACCTTTGGTGCCACCAGCCCCGCATTTGCGGCGTCCGGCCCGTTCCTGTCGATGAGCAACACCGACTTTGTTGTGACGCTCGCATTCCTGCTGTTCGTCGGCATCCTGCTTTATGCAAAGGTGCCCGGTCTGCTGGGTGGCCAGTTGGACGCCCGCGCCGAAGGCATTAAAAAGGACCTCGAAGAGGCCCGTGCCCTGCGTGAAGAAGCCCAGACCATTCTGGCCTCTTACGAGCGCAAGCAGCAGGAAGTTCAGGCGCAGGCTGATCGGATCGTTGCGTCGGCGCGTGAAGATGCTGCGAAAGCAGCTGACCAAGCCAAGGCTGACCTGGAAGTCTCGATTGCGCGT encodes the following:
- a CDS encoding prolyl-tRNA synthetase associated domain-containing protein, which encodes MDASSQFQDSLPVSSDMLLAQLDAWGIKYRLHSHVALRTVEDAKAVEAGFMQAGERALRLKNLYLRDKKKRNHLVSLEQDRDIDLKSLAADLGLGKLSFGSAERLLEILGVRPGAVTPLAMVNGVNQDVHFYMDKAAQQAEVIYMHPLVNDRTVALTRQAFLDVMDRLNVTIIWV
- a CDS encoding LysR family transcriptional regulator: MENWDEVRTAYQVARMGTVSGAAEVLGVHHATVIRHIDAIEARLGVKLFQRHARGYTPTEAGQDLLRVAQATDDQFGQLVGRLKGHGDAVSGELVVTSLSSMSTLLVPALTEFQRQHPELVIRFLTGSRLFRLEYGEAHVAIRAGSPPEQPDNVVQPFMQQQYGLYASASYLETYGPLKGVEDMHNHRFICNDDIDSRAPYFRWLRANVAESALSFRCVTEVSMQDALLAGAGIGFLTRWEAARHPELIQMMEPLPEWAGELWLVTHVDLHRTTKVQSFLSFLKAEAKAWTA
- a CDS encoding DMT family transporter, with the protein product MTPSYRGHLAMLVFSALVAGSFSLGAMVANDIAPMALNAIRFVIAAVVIGIAAQLTHGLHRKDFEAPWRFLVLGGLFAIYFVLMFYGLQTAAPVSAAAVFTLTPVLSGVFGWILLRQITTWRMALALAIGAVGAIWVIFRGDLSAIWAFEIGRGEMIYFWGCVVHAAYTPMVRLLNRGEPAVVFTFGMLVAGAIILLVVGWGDIRATDWTGLSPLVWVVLLYVALIASAATFVLLQYATLHLPSAKVMAYTYLTPSWVILWEIALGRPAPSGIVALGVVCTIWALWLLLREGRSAVPNMQSG
- a CDS encoding ArsR/SmtB family transcription factor, with translation MSDPLDTVFAALADPTRRSILTMLLEDDMAVTDVAEPFEMSLAAISKHLMILTRAGLIAQEKHGRVKWCKLQPDAMRSASVWMQGFGQFEPVNLDAFERFLETELGSPTADPSSE
- a CDS encoding DMT family transporter; the protein is MALKYWAAIFVLGIGWGMSFMFNAVLLRELGPLSVSMGRVGFGALGCWIYVVAARKQVPDRPQRWLALFGFGVLSYAAPFAFYALGQQHIASGVAGILNAFTPALAVMVAHFWPGGERATWQKSLGVVFGFLGILVLSWPLLQGGRQSEIWAVLVTLCAPLCYAFSVNIARQFRDIDPVVLVAVALTGATAAITPLAIWAEGLPVITRLETWGALFIIGFILTSAAFILFYWVLPRVGPTNITLPTLIAPVSALAMGAWILQEPLKLEHLTGMSLILIGLVLIDGRLLRKIRRRPALR
- a CDS encoding AtpZ/AtpI family protein — translated: MATVSQEPDKQRLAQLEAKLAEARKAQEPKPRVDEHYSTANQAWRMVIELVAGLMIGFGIGYGLDLLLGTIPIFLVLFTMLGLAAGVKTMLRSAQEIQEKKLAEMAEQDAQDRD
- a CDS encoding F0F1 ATP synthase subunit A, whose translation is MGKLIFGAAFLLVLASGLFFAPAIPGLQIHPTDQFLVKPLGGAAELNFYTPTNVTLWMGLAIVAIFALMVLGSAKRAIVPSRIQSVAELAYGFIYKMVEDVTGKDGLKFFPYIMTLFMFILTANMLGLIPGSFTTTSHFAVTAVLAMLVFVTVTVTGFVLHGTKFLGLFWVGSAPLALRPVLAIIELISYFVRPVSHCIRLAGNVMAGHAVLKVFAGFAGALGLFSFLPIFAITAVYALEVLVAFIQAYVFTILTCVYLKDALHPSH
- a CDS encoding F0F1 ATP synthase subunit C, whose protein sequence is MEGELAHIGAGLAGMGTGIAALGVGNVAANFLAGALRNPSAAASQTATLFIGIAFAEALGIFSFLVALLLMFAV
- a CDS encoding F0F1 ATP synthase subunit B', giving the protein MATQTQDAGHGAAEAAHGSGGMPQLDFSTYANQIFWLVVTLVVIYFILSRIALPRIAAVLAERQGTITNDLAAAEDLKAKAVEAETAYNQALADARAEAQRIAAETRAEIQADLDEAIAKADAQIAAKAAESEVVIAEIKAGAIASVEAVAVDTAAEIVATFGGKADEKAVAAAVADRMKG
- a CDS encoding F0F1 ATP synthase subunit B, with the translated sequence MRSVLALALTFGATSPAFAASGPFLSMSNTDFVVTLAFLLFVGILLYAKVPGLLGGQLDARAEGIKKDLEEARALREEAQTILASYERKQQEVQAQADRIVASAREDAAKAADQAKADLEVSIARRMTAAEEQITAAQDSAVKEVRDQAITVAIAAADAVISKQMTATEANKLIDAAIADVDAKLH